From the Danio aesculapii chromosome 9, fDanAes4.1, whole genome shotgun sequence genome, one window contains:
- the LOC130234482 gene encoding gamma-crystallin M2-like, which yields MGRVTFFEDRNFQGRSYECMGDCGDMHSYMSRCHSCRVDSGCWMMYDQPNYMGSGYFFRRGEYADYMSMFGMSNCIRSCRMIPMYRGSYRMRIYERDNFMGQMYEMMDDCDNIMDRYRMSHCQSCHVMDGHWLFYDQPHYRGRMWHFGPGQYRNFSNYGGMRFMSMRRIMDSWY from the exons ATGGGTAGA GTCACCTTCTTTGAGGACAGAAACTTTCAGGGTCGCTCTTATGAGTGTATGGGTGACTGTGGTGACATGCACTCCTACATGAGCCGTTGTCACTCTTGCAGAGTGGACAGTGGCTGCTGGATGATGTACGATCAGCCCAACTACATGGGAAGTGGATATTTCTTCAGGAGGGGCGAGTATGCTGATTACATGTCTATGTTTGGGATGAGCAACTGCATCAGGTCCTGCCGTATGATCCCTATG TACAGGGGATCCTACAGAATGAGGATCTACGAGAGGGATAATTTCATGGGTCAGATGTACGAAATGATGGATGACTGTGACAACATCATGGACCGTTACCGCATGTCTCACTGCCAGTCCTGTCATGTGATGGACGGCCACTGGCTCTTTTATGACCAGCCCCACTACAGAGGCAGGATGTGGCACTTCGGGCCTGGACAGTACAGGAACTTCAGCAATTATGGTGGCATGAGGTTCATGAGCATGAGGCGTATCATGGACTCTTGGTACTAG